The Clostridia bacterium genome contains a region encoding:
- a CDS encoding EAL domain-containing protein: MNFFESQIFEYPYVIITMLAIVFLVMGIIGLYFTVKSVKTAKGTAEKSFCGISKIENDFEKSGAMRKNRSLVYISLSLDSMQRLHSESKVNRMYAQLKKILFSHLCLQADGEMALYGNENFVAFNTLEASVLENHIKKCFREINEVFISHGAVNVVHVHFGYHQTAATDVSFKTALARAKQACSMAADKKVLYCQWDSSNGKAFERKIKIENNIQNEIENNKFFLEYQPMLDAKTDKIIGAEVLSRLNSATEGVLTPYHFLSAVNNVGLNEKFDYYIFEKNCKWIASDKETRTRYVYTINFSRYTLCDPNLADNIINVVGKYGIDYSCIAVEILEDKNLNEAEKMIMIQNLARLKEKGILILLDDFGKGYTSFGDLTDFDISIVKIDKAITQNATTEAGFVILKNIIRTAHDLGFKTLCEGIETEEHKKTVVKAGCDILQGYYFYRPMPVTQLEALFDKQ, encoded by the coding sequence ATGAATTTTTTTGAATCGCAGATATTTGAATACCCTTATGTGATTATAACCATGCTTGCAATTGTTTTTCTTGTAATGGGCATTATCGGGCTGTATTTTACGGTTAAATCGGTAAAAACAGCCAAAGGAACAGCCGAGAAAAGCTTTTGCGGTATAAGTAAAATCGAAAATGATTTTGAAAAATCAGGAGCAATGCGGAAAAACCGTTCTCTCGTATATATTTCGCTATCCTTAGACAGCATGCAAAGACTGCATTCGGAGTCGAAGGTGAACAGAATGTATGCGCAACTTAAGAAGATTTTGTTCAGCCATTTGTGTTTGCAGGCAGACGGTGAGATGGCTCTTTACGGCAACGAAAATTTTGTTGCATTTAATACTCTCGAAGCTTCGGTTCTGGAAAATCACATCAAAAAGTGCTTCCGTGAAATCAACGAAGTGTTTATCAGCCACGGTGCGGTGAATGTGGTGCATGTACATTTCGGCTATCATCAGACGGCTGCAACGGATGTATCCTTTAAAACAGCACTGGCAAGAGCGAAACAGGCCTGCAGCATGGCGGCGGATAAAAAAGTTCTGTATTGTCAGTGGGACAGCTCAAACGGCAAAGCTTTTGAACGGAAAATAAAAATTGAAAACAATATACAGAATGAAATCGAAAATAACAAATTTTTTCTGGAGTATCAACCGATGCTGGATGCCAAAACGGATAAAATTATAGGTGCAGAGGTGCTGTCGCGCTTAAATTCTGCAACCGAAGGGGTGCTGACCCCTTATCATTTCCTTTCGGCAGTGAATAATGTGGGACTGAATGAAAAGTTTGACTACTATATCTTTGAAAAAAACTGCAAATGGATTGCAAGCGATAAGGAAACCCGCACCCGGTATGTCTACACAATCAATTTCTCGCGCTACACTCTTTGTGACCCGAATCTTGCGGATAACATTATAAATGTAGTAGGAAAATACGGGATTGATTATTCCTGCATTGCGGTTGAAATTTTAGAAGATAAAAACCTGAACGAAGCGGAAAAGATGATAATGATACAGAATCTGGCACGTCTGAAGGAAAAGGGTATCCTGATACTCTTAGACGACTTCGGCAAGGGCTACACCAGCTTTGGCGATTTAACTGATTTTGATATCAGCATTGTGAAAATCGATAAGGCAATTACACAAAATGCGACCACAGAGGCGGGATTTGTAATTCTGAAAAATATCATCAGAACGGCACATGACTTAGGGTTTAAGACCCTTTGTGAAGGTATAGAAACAGAAGAACACAAAAAAACAGTTGTAAAGGCAGGGTGCGACATACTGCAGGGCTATTATTTCTACCGTCCCATGCCGGTTACACAATTAGAAGCATTGTTTGACAAACAGTAG
- a CDS encoding helix-turn-helix transcriptional regulator, with protein sequence MKKNIFIQNMEQQRYAEITKPLYEPVPRIPLGVENCGNARIFMQFKSMETTHRGFVCMYVDEGEGIISFENKHISLKKGNLLCYRATNAIIKLTALNQSWSYKWIDINGDASLFYYREICKDMFPSAVIYNMPPDTFFHYYNRLIKNLLIESKSACFKNASVLTEFLTTILSGPEALPREEGKYAKNFATLFTYMEKHYFNPLTIDDLAAVFGFSKYHFIRVFQEYTGVSPMKYLCKLRIGKAAESLVLSDRSVDEIARIVGYNSTSHFISYFKENTNMTPLQYRKNYKK encoded by the coding sequence ATGAAGAAAAATATTTTCATTCAAAACATGGAGCAACAGCGCTATGCGGAGATTACCAAACCGCTTTACGAACCCGTCCCACGCATTCCGTTGGGGGTTGAAAACTGCGGAAACGCCCGAATTTTTATGCAATTTAAAAGCATGGAAACCACCCATCGGGGTTTTGTGTGCATGTATGTGGATGAGGGCGAGGGAATCATTTCGTTCGAAAACAAACACATTTCTTTAAAGAAAGGTAATCTTTTATGCTATCGGGCAACCAACGCAATAATTAAGCTGACAGCCCTTAATCAGTCCTGGTCCTATAAATGGATTGACATCAACGGTGATGCCTCTCTTTTTTATTACCGCGAAATTTGTAAGGATATGTTCCCCTCGGCAGTCATTTACAACATGCCTCCCGACACCTTTTTTCATTATTATAACAGACTGATAAAAAATCTGCTGATTGAATCCAAAAGTGCCTGCTTTAAAAATGCTTCTGTTTTAACGGAATTTTTAACCACCATTCTTTCGGGTCCCGAGGCACTCCCCCGGGAGGAAGGCAAATACGCCAAAAATTTTGCTACTCTTTTTACATATATGGAAAAGCACTATTTCAACCCCTTGACCATTGATGATTTGGCTGCAGTATTCGGCTTCAGCAAATATCATTTTATCCGTGTATTTCAAGAGTACACAGGTGTTTCTCCCATGAAATATCTTTGCAAGCTCAGAATCGGCAAGGCGGCAGAAAGCTTAGTACTTTCAGACCGCTCGGTAGACGAAATTGCACGCATTGTGGGCTACAACTCCACCTCCCATTTTATCAGCTATTTTAAAGAAAACACCAACATGACACCTCTGCAATACCGAAAGAATTACAAGAAATAA
- a CDS encoding glycosyltransferase: MPQPKVSIIVPVYNAEKYLERCISSLQKQTLQEIEIILVDDASTDNSLAICKEKAERDARIKVIHKENEGAGYARNTALKMATGEYIGFLDSDDFVAPEMFQTLCDKAEQYSSDLVMSGVLFVDGNMFSEKGECERKTYFEEDTHFDTEESLKKLRMGIVGATPEDADDSKYGMSIWKNLFRRAIIEQNNLSFQSEREMLSEDALFMVDYIACIRKATGIRKAFYHYCRNASSISKAYKKDRFEKSLVFIKEVERRFEKDIKPEEYRIYINRFWQAMCRVICAQEILYAAENKIKFSDLKKRLKAVCTHPQTVSTLKTYPLGTLPLKQRVFAYGMKYRMFLLLKILVGLRSK, encoded by the coding sequence TTGCCACAGCCCAAGGTAAGCATTATTGTTCCCGTTTATAATGCAGAAAAATATCTTGAAAGATGTATAAGCTCCCTGCAGAAGCAGACGCTTCAGGAGATAGAGATTATCTTAGTGGACGATGCATCCACCGACAATTCCCTTGCAATCTGTAAAGAAAAAGCGGAAAGGGATGCGCGTATAAAGGTGATACATAAGGAAAACGAAGGTGCAGGGTATGCCAGAAATACAGCGCTGAAGATGGCAACGGGTGAGTATATCGGTTTTTTGGATTCGGACGATTTTGTGGCACCCGAAATGTTTCAGACCCTTTGCGACAAAGCGGAGCAGTACAGCTCTGATTTGGTGATGTCCGGCGTGCTGTTCGTAGACGGCAATATGTTCAGCGAAAAGGGCGAATGCGAACGGAAAACCTACTTTGAAGAAGATACACATTTTGATACCGAAGAAAGCTTAAAAAAACTCCGCATGGGTATTGTGGGGGCAACGCCTGAGGATGCAGATGACAGCAAATACGGCATGAGCATCTGGAAAAATCTGTTCCGCAGAGCGATTATCGAGCAAAATAATCTGTCCTTTCAATCCGAGCGGGAAATGCTGTCAGAGGATGCACTTTTCATGGTGGATTACATCGCCTGCATCCGAAAAGCCACCGGTATCCGCAAAGCATTTTATCACTACTGCAGAAACGCCTCCTCCATTTCCAAAGCCTATAAAAAAGACCGCTTTGAAAAAAGCCTTGTATTTATAAAAGAGGTCGAAAGGCGATTTGAAAAAGACATCAAGCCCGAGGAATATCGGATTTACATAAACAGATTCTGGCAGGCAATGTGCAGAGTCATTTGTGCGCAGGAAATTCTGTATGCGGCAGAAAACAAAATAAAGTTTTCCGACTTAAAGAAACGATTAAAAGCAGTTTGCACCCATCCGCAAACGGTAAGCACCCTTAAAACTTACCCCTTAGGCACACTTCCGCTTAAACAGCGCGTGTTTGCATACGGCATGAAATACAGAATGTTTCTTTTGCTGAAAATTCTGGTCGGCTTAAGAAGCAAATAG
- a CDS encoding glycosyltransferase family 2 protein, with amino-acid sequence MFFSVIVPVYKVEKYLQSAIESVLNQTFSDFELILVDDGSPDSCPAICDSYKAKDARVKVIHKSNGGLASARRAGIQVASGEYVFNLDSDDLIEADTLECAKKIICDTDCDMVSFAYRWVKNGQTVNLTDDGLDEGLYTKDKIKQYIYPRLLMDKDMNHVSYYLSGKAVKRTLLTPHQLAVNEKISLGEDLCCTVPCYLHAERVYISKKTAYLYTVREDSLSKEFNTKQIALVENVIREIEKSDAVKLSDFEKQKSRYSCFMCFTILASAAEGNHFKSIRAIRESVKNSMHAKLIPQAEFENISVKSKISVFLMQKNLYKIAFYFLNACKNIKKILRKG; translated from the coding sequence ATGTTTTTTTCGGTAATTGTACCCGTCTATAAGGTTGAAAAATATTTACAAAGTGCCATTGAGAGTGTTTTGAATCAGACCTTTTCTGATTTTGAGCTGATTTTAGTGGACGACGGCTCTCCTGACAGCTGTCCTGCAATCTGTGACAGCTATAAAGCGAAAGATGCACGCGTGAAGGTGATTCACAAGTCCAACGGCGGTCTTGCAAGTGCCAGAAGGGCAGGCATACAGGTCGCTTCGGGGGAATATGTGTTCAACTTGGATTCAGACGACCTGATAGAAGCGGATACATTAGAGTGTGCCAAAAAAATCATCTGTGACACAGACTGTGACATGGTATCCTTTGCCTACCGCTGGGTAAAAAACGGACAGACGGTAAACCTTACGGACGATGGTCTGGATGAAGGCTTATACACAAAAGATAAAATCAAACAATACATTTATCCGCGTCTTTTGATGGACAAGGATATGAATCATGTTTCCTATTATCTGTCGGGCAAAGCGGTAAAACGAACCTTGCTCACACCCCATCAGCTTGCGGTAAACGAAAAAATATCTTTAGGGGAGGATTTGTGCTGTACCGTGCCCTGCTATCTGCACGCAGAGCGTGTGTATATCAGCAAAAAGACCGCGTATCTTTACACGGTGCGGGAGGATTCCTTGTCCAAAGAATTCAATACAAAGCAAATTGCACTTGTGGAAAACGTAATCCGCGAAATTGAAAAAAGCGATGCGGTAAAGCTTTCTGATTTTGAAAAACAAAAAAGCAGGTATTCCTGCTTCATGTGTTTTACAATATTGGCATCGGCAGCAGAAGGGAATCATTTTAAAAGCATCAGAGCCATCCGTGAAAGTGTCAAAAATTCGATGCATGCCAAACTGATTCCGCAGGCAGAGTTTGAAAACATATCTGTTAAAAGCAAAATTTCTGTATTTCTGATGCAGAAAAACCTTTACAAAATTGCGTTTTATTTCTTAAATGCATGTAAAAACATCAAAAAAATCTTAAGGAAAGGGTGA
- a CDS encoding glycosyltransferase: MKILMVNKFLYPRGGSESYMLYLAEHLEKMGHEVQFFGMLDTQNTVGNKKGLYTQNMDFHGKGLARFLYPFKIIYSFEAKKKIMQVIEDFKPDIVHMNNINFQLTPSIIYGVKKKGIPLVQTVHDYQMICPNHLLYNFDKNISCEKCVNGSHFNCIKNKCIHGSKIKSILGVIEAKLYAFLKTYKKVDLFVCPSHFLENKLLSAKAYYKGKTKTIHNFINKEKFSSENQKTDNYIVYVGRLSKEKGIENIAGTAKLLPEYRFVVAGSGPDADLLNGISNIFLAGFLTGESLKTLMGNAKILLLPSVCYENCPLSILEAHCMGVPVITMNSGGMAELVKDGVTGTLVTEPTPEGIALKIKETLENEEYYTALKENCRQEKDNILSVEDYADILVKEYEKLAKR, translated from the coding sequence ATGAAAATTTTAATGGTCAATAAGTTTCTCTATCCTCGCGGGGGCAGTGAAAGCTATATGCTGTACTTAGCAGAGCATCTTGAAAAAATGGGGCATGAGGTGCAGTTTTTCGGCATGCTCGATACGCAGAATACAGTAGGCAACAAAAAAGGCTTATACACACAGAACATGGACTTTCACGGGAAAGGCTTAGCCAGATTTTTGTATCCCTTTAAAATTATTTATTCCTTTGAAGCAAAGAAAAAAATTATGCAGGTGATTGAGGATTTTAAGCCTGACATCGTGCATATGAACAACATAAACTTTCAGCTTACTCCCTCTATCATTTACGGGGTAAAAAAGAAAGGCATTCCGCTGGTGCAGACGGTGCATGACTATCAGATGATTTGTCCCAACCACCTGCTTTATAACTTCGATAAAAACATCTCTTGCGAAAAATGTGTAAATGGTTCACATTTCAACTGCATAAAAAACAAATGCATTCACGGCTCTAAAATCAAAAGCATCTTAGGGGTTATCGAAGCAAAGCTTTATGCATTCTTGAAAACCTATAAAAAGGTGGATTTGTTTGTTTGTCCCAGCCATTTTTTAGAAAACAAGCTTTTGTCCGCAAAAGCCTATTATAAAGGCAAAACCAAAACCATACATAATTTTATCAACAAAGAAAAATTTTCTTCGGAGAATCAAAAAACAGACAACTACATTGTGTATGTCGGCAGACTGTCCAAAGAAAAGGGGATTGAAAATATTGCAGGCACGGCAAAGCTTCTTCCCGAATACCGGTTTGTGGTGGCAGGAAGCGGACCGGATGCGGATTTGTTAAACGGAATTTCGAACATCTTTCTTGCAGGCTTTCTGACCGGGGAAAGCTTAAAGACACTGATGGGTAACGCCAAAATCTTACTTTTGCCCTCGGTGTGCTATGAAAACTGTCCGCTCTCTATTTTAGAGGCACATTGCATGGGCGTTCCGGTGATAACCATGAACAGCGGCGGAATGGCAGAGCTTGTAAAAGACGGGGTAACAGGTACGCTTGTAACCGAGCCTACGCCCGAAGGCATTGCTTTAAAAATCAAAGAAACCCTCGAAAACGAGGAGTACTATACTGCATTAAAAGAAAACTGCAGGCAGGAAAAAGACAATATCTTAAGTGTAGAAGATTACGCAGATATTTTAGTAAAAGAATACGAAAAATTAGCCAAGAGGTGA
- a CDS encoding glycosyltransferase family 2 protein produces the protein MLSVIIPAYNEEKCIRRAYDTIHALLSENRIDSEIIFVDDGSQDQTFRIIKALSEEKDNVSGLHFSRNFGKESAISAGLAAANGDCAVVIDCDLQHPPEKIVEMYRLWEQGYEIVEGIKTTRGQEKKAHKLGAKLFYSAISRMAGFDMANSSDFKLLDRKVVDVLNKMPERGFFRAISYWVGYHKATVEYDVAERVDGESKWSTRGLVKYAVSNISSYSTAPMQIVTALGIVMLAISVVFGVWALIDKIIGRALEGMTTVIIITIFIGSIIMISLGIIGYYIARIYEEIKGRPKYIISSTVKSTKKDQIVFKK, from the coding sequence ATGTTATCGGTAATTATTCCTGCTTATAACGAAGAAAAGTGTATCAGACGTGCATATGACACGATACATGCGTTGCTCTCGGAAAACAGAATTGACAGCGAAATTATCTTTGTGGATGACGGCTCGCAGGATCAGACTTTTCGGATTATCAAAGCACTTTCGGAAGAAAAGGACAACGTTTCAGGTCTGCATTTTTCCAGAAATTTCGGCAAAGAATCTGCCATCTCTGCAGGTCTTGCCGCCGCAAACGGCGATTGTGCCGTGGTCATTGACTGCGATCTTCAGCATCCGCCCGAAAAAATAGTCGAAATGTACCGTCTTTGGGAGCAGGGCTATGAAATAGTGGAAGGCATCAAAACAACACGCGGGCAGGAAAAGAAAGCACACAAGCTGGGTGCAAAGCTTTTCTATTCGGCAATCAGCCGCATGGCAGGCTTTGATATGGCAAATTCGTCCGACTTCAAGCTTTTGGACAGAAAGGTGGTGGATGTGCTTAATAAAATGCCCGAACGGGGATTTTTCAGAGCCATTTCCTACTGGGTGGGTTACCATAAAGCAACGGTTGAGTATGATGTGGCAGAACGGGTGGACGGAGAGTCAAAATGGTCTACCCGCGGACTGGTGAAATATGCAGTTTCCAACATTTCCTCTTACTCAACCGCACCTATGCAAATCGTAACGGCTCTGGGCATTGTAATGCTTGCCATATCAGTTGTTTTCGGTGTGTGGGCACTGATAGATAAAATCATAGGCAGAGCCCTTGAGGGTATGACAACTGTCATCATTATCACTATTTTTATCGGTAGTATCATCATGATCAGTCTGGGTATTATAGGGTACTATATTGCGCGGATTTATGAAGAAATCAAGGGCAGACCAAAATACATCATCTCTTCTACCGTAAAAAGCACAAAAAAAGACCAAATAGTATTTAAAAAATGA
- a CDS encoding glycosyltransferase yields the protein MNPAVSVIMSVYNGEAYLKEAIESVIQQTFKNWELIVINDCSADSTAQILQDFSQKDERIRVHTNEVNLRLPASLNKAISLAKGKYIARMDADDICLTDRLAKQYAFMEAHSDIALSSCRFMTLKNGVYMSGGAGGRCDNEAIRAMLLVANPILHPGVFAKTEVMKKLPYDTTLTCTEDLELWTRMAMEKQKMEILPECLLIYRLHDKQITSTTQERQHTEVLKVEQSYYEAMAEGMDGQMQAFYISGIYFKENADITKFSEYAKWLRAKTKKSLAKRDINYALLEILAEYKRCGVPKADVIKAMLSFNPVFLIQEVYRRKQTARQDIEKCMQKANETGLKQTAGTKEFPIFEER from the coding sequence ATGAATCCGGCTGTATCGGTCATCATGAGCGTGTATAACGGCGAAGCGTATCTGAAAGAAGCGATTGAAAGTGTTATACAGCAGACCTTTAAAAACTGGGAGCTGATTGTGATTAATGATTGCTCTGCAGATTCTACCGCCCAAATCCTTCAGGATTTTTCGCAAAAAGACGAAAGAATCAGGGTGCATACCAATGAAGTGAATTTAAGACTTCCCGCATCCTTAAACAAAGCCATATCGCTTGCAAAGGGCAAGTACATCGCGCGCATGGATGCAGATGACATCTGTTTGACCGACAGACTTGCAAAGCAATATGCATTTATGGAGGCACACAGCGATATCGCGTTGTCGTCCTGCCGATTTATGACCTTAAAAAACGGCGTATATATGTCGGGCGGAGCAGGCGGTCGGTGTGACAACGAGGCAATTCGTGCCATGCTTTTGGTGGCAAACCCCATTCTGCACCCGGGCGTGTTTGCAAAAACAGAGGTCATGAAAAAGCTTCCGTATGATACTACACTTACCTGTACCGAGGACTTGGAACTTTGGACAAGAATGGCAATGGAAAAGCAGAAAATGGAGATTTTGCCCGAATGCCTTCTGATTTATCGGCTTCATGATAAGCAAATCACCAGCACCACCCAAGAGCGACAGCACACCGAAGTGCTTAAAGTGGAGCAAAGCTATTACGAAGCAATGGCAGAGGGTATGGACGGGCAGATGCAAGCTTTTTATATCAGCGGAATCTATTTTAAGGAAAATGCCGATATCACAAAATTTTCAGAATATGCAAAATGGCTGAGAGCCAAAACAAAAAAAAGCCTTGCCAAAAGGGATATAAACTACGCGTTGCTTGAAATTCTTGCAGAATACAAGCGGTGCGGTGTGCCAAAGGCGGATGTGATAAAAGCCATGCTTTCCTTTAACCCTGTATTTCTGATTCAAGAAGTGTACAGAAGAAAACAAACGGCAAGGCAGGATATTGAAAAGTGTATGCAAAAAGCAAACGAGACAGGTCTTAAACAGACGGCAGGAACAAAAGAGTTCCCAATTTTTGAAGAGAGATAG
- a CDS encoding EAL domain-containing protein — MEKLILILALVVILVQSAFVIALILRIRNIRKQSETAIKKAGKKESKAKQTEVEKHLESILKGIENKEFKMYLQFVVDNKDKKIISAEALSRWDKPESGIVGPGNYIGQMEETGLISKHDFYMFELACRQLEKWKDTEYKDISISCNFTRITLSEEDCIDKLKEISANYDFDKSKLAIEITEDAIEKDRETAKRNVELCKELGFRIYLDDLGSGYTSLANLCDYPIHVVKIDRDILLKTGTQRGKELFSGIIALAHNLNLSVICEGVETEEQNALVSESQCDFIQGWYYSKPLPLEECETFIKQY; from the coding sequence ATGGAAAAGTTAATTCTGATATTGGCTTTGGTTGTTATTTTGGTGCAATCTGCGTTTGTTATAGCATTAATTTTACGTATCCGAAATATAAGAAAGCAAAGCGAGACGGCTATAAAGAAAGCCGGGAAGAAGGAAAGCAAGGCGAAGCAAACAGAAGTCGAAAAACATCTTGAAAGCATTTTAAAGGGCATTGAAAACAAAGAATTTAAAATGTATCTGCAGTTTGTGGTGGATAACAAGGACAAAAAAATCATTTCCGCGGAAGCCCTTTCGAGATGGGATAAGCCTGAAAGCGGAATCGTAGGTCCCGGCAATTATATCGGGCAAATGGAAGAAACAGGACTTATCAGCAAGCATGATTTTTATATGTTTGAGCTTGCCTGCCGTCAGCTGGAAAAGTGGAAGGATACCGAGTATAAGGATATTTCGATTTCCTGCAATTTTACGCGCATCACGCTTTCGGAAGAGGACTGTATTGACAAGCTGAAGGAGATTTCGGCAAACTATGATTTCGATAAATCAAAGCTTGCAATCGAAATTACCGAAGATGCGATTGAAAAAGACCGTGAAACGGCAAAACGGAATGTGGAGCTTTGCAAAGAGTTGGGCTTCAGAATTTATCTGGACGATTTGGGAAGCGGCTACACATCCCTTGCAAACCTTTGCGATTATCCGATTCATGTGGTTAAAATTGACCGCGACATTCTGCTCAAAACCGGTACCCAGCGCGGGAAAGAGCTGTTTTCAGGCATTATTGCACTTGCGCACAACTTGAATTTGTCTGTTATCTGCGAGGGGGTAGAGACAGAAGAACAAAACGCTCTTGTATCCGAGTCCCAGTGTGATTTTATTCAGGGCTGGTACTATTCCAAGCCTCTTCCGCTGGAAGAGTGCGAAACCTTCATTAAGCAGTATTAA